TTTTCCGATTTTGAGCCCGATTAAATAAATCCCATAATAAACAAAATGTTTAACCGGACTCTTAATAAGGATAAATCTTCAATTAGAGTCCTATTTTGGGGCAAAATCCCCGAAATTTGACGCGACACGAATCAGTTAGCAGTAATGGATATGTATGGGAGAATCCAAGTTGAGTAATCAACGGAGCTTTGTAgctaataataaacataattactCCCCGCATTTTAAGGGCGAAAATTCTGCCATTTTTCTATCCTAATTTGGGAGAAATGATTGATCAAAAGATATTTCAAGGACCAAAAAGAACATGGATGGGTAATATACATCTATATCCTTAAATCATGATGTTATTAATATTATGTCTCAAAAACTTTATTAATTgacataaaaaatttaaactttACATTCCTGTAATATTTaaatctaaattaataaaaacatgtaaaataaattaataaaataattaactcGGTGAATTTAACTACAtcattctcttttttttttttttgtcaatgacATTATCATTGTTCAAAAAAAAGTCCGTCTGATGGcccgtttggttcagctgttaacTAATAGCTGTTGTGGTTGATGTTAGCTGTTTACAGTTGCAgtaagttgttagctgtttgtagttgcagtaagttgttagctgtttaattactagtgtttggtaaaattatatgaaactgttgctgttcggatttaaaatgtctaaaatggacatgttttaaactaatcaacgatgaaattataaaagagaaaatatgaaaaaatacccataatgtttacaactaggaataattttactcttaacgtcaaaaatagtgcaattttacccataacgctggcagttaagagcaattttacccctaaaattGGCAAGTTGagtcgatttcagatattattagaaaacataggtattttatttcttgttctacaccaattgcacacatcagtagttttaaaaaagagatttcatatttttttgtgatttaataataaaattgaaaattaatatctataaattcggtgaaatatttgatttttttttgtccaactcgtaaagaagacaatatttttttattttcttaaaaaaattcatgtctaatcatatgtttgtggtctgttactaacgatgataaaatggtacacatgtgaagtgtagaagACAATATTCAATGACCAAGAaggcagtttgataaattatttctcaaattgacacaacttgtcaatgttaggggtaaaattgattttggctgccaacattaggagtataattgcaccattttagacgttaaaggtaaaattgctcctagctataaatgttaggcgtattttttgcatcttatcctattatacaataaaaaatgtgttacataaattaataaaaataatctatataaaaaataaaaaaattattgaacgcaataaatttttcaattgcatgcatgtgttttttttatatatacaaacaTGTATTGGGGTTGTTcgctttgttaaaaacaatggTATTTTAGTTTGACATTATAAAAATAACTGTTAATGActtcaaaatggaaaatttcaaaaattagtactatatttactatgaaaccaaattttttaggATGTTGAAATGTTAAGATTgatatataaattacaaaaaaaatgtatatttttctatattaatttttttttatattattattttagataatataatacatgttttaattgtatttatataacaaatttttttgttaataaataaaaatataaaattacaaatccgattaatcggAATGCCCTATCCACTAAACCAGCAACTTTTTTTATAACAGTGGACACCATAAAATATGGTCAAATGCCTATCTTACCCTTAtcaattcattaattttttcaAGCGAGGTTTATTGATTTGAAATTGAATTTTACAATTATATGAagttcaataatttttatttcaaaacatgaaTTTAGGAACTTTATTATTAATAGCGTCATGATTCAGGGACCACAAATATaatttggcaaaaaaaatattagtctATACTTTTTTACCTAATATACTATTTAGcccttatatttaataatacatttaagttttgttcatttaacagTTTAATCCTtcaaatatatgaattattaaaTAGTTTAGTTGCTTTATTAGAGTTGTAACCGAGTCGAGTCGAGCCGAGTTTTGGTCTGCTCAGGTTCAGCTCGTCAGAAAATTGATGAGCTCGAGCCCGAACTCAACATTCTATTCATGAGCTTCTCACGAGCTATTTGCAAGCTTGTTAACGAGCTTTGCTCGCGAGCAGTTCGTTAATTCAGTTCATGAACTTCGCTTCCGAACAacttattaattatgttcattaattatattaatttgaaattaCTTTAATACAAAACTCATTGATTGTGTTCATTATAATCGAGCTTACTCgtgagcttgtttatgaatCTAAAATCGAGTCTACTCGTGAGCTTTCGAACCGAGTTTCGCCGCACTCAAACTCgtttatttttaaattgagCCGAACATggtcgagcttttatcgagccgaacaccgaaccgctcatgagcgggttcggctcatttacaaccctatcTATAAGGGATCATATTGTTGAATAAAACAAAAGTTAATGCCTAAATAATAGGCTTAATCATCATTTGCctcatgaacttgtccaaaaagcttaattggcccctgaacttgcaaAGTTTCTCGTTAggccctgaacttgcataaaatgtaattaaccaatcactcggttgtaacaaagtaagttaaatgcggaatatGTGTTATACGTgctttaaaatgttattacataattcacaaaatagattaaaacatattaaaaaagaagttcttacttgttcaactataaaaccttttcttttctaatattagaatcacaTATCTTAACCTTGgtcgttttattttttaagatgcgtgtaacatatcttccacatttaacttacttttttttacaaccgagtgattaattaattacattttatgcaagttcaaaggACTAACAgaacattttatataaattcaaggGGCTACCAGAACACAGGGGCAATTaaactttttggataagttcaggaggcaaaCCATATTTTAAgcctattaaaaaaaaaagcaaactcATACTAGACATAAAGTCAACTGCAAATTCCTTCCTAGTAAGGTCCTACACTAAGCATGCTTAGACAAAACATAATCATTCAATAAAATTCCTAATTAAGTTTCCAATGTTGTTTTTGCTACAATCtataccttcttcttcttcatattTCTAGTTAAATTCAAactcaaaatcacatttttttttcagtGATTAGTATGAATTTCACCATTTTAATCTTCTTAATTAGCAGTTTATATTTCCCCCAATCTGTATTCACCAAAAACAACATTACTTCCACTGATTCTTTGGATGCATTTCTCCTAAATTCTGCTTTCAATACTCTAATCCGGCACCGGCCGCGCACCGGTGCTCTCTACACCGCTCTTCTCCCTTCCGATCTGTCCGGAATCAACGCTTCAATAGTCCGTCTCCGAAGCCGGAGACTCTGGAATGTAGGTGCTAATTTCACTCACTTTCAAATTCCCCCCAAAACTAAAACAATACCTCATGTGAAAAGGCTTGCTATAGTCTATCAAGACTTAGGCAATTGGTCTTCACATTATTACAACATCCCGGGGTACGCAATGGTCACTCCGGTCGTGGGTTTCGAGGTTTTCAACGCCTCGAGAGGGAAAAGCGTACAGAGAATAGGTCTCGACACGAGGGGGAGACGCATTGTTATTCGTTTCTCGAATTTGAGATTTTTCGGAGGAGGAGCGAAAAAATGTGTTGCGTTTTCGTTTGGGGAAAACGGGGGGTTTCGGCTTGATGAAGTGAGTGAGGAGAATGTTTGTTACGCCCGAGATGAGGGGCGTTTTGCAATTGTAGTGGAGACGAAAGGCGGGGGTGGGCCGCGGGGGAAGAAGGTGTGGTTGGTGTGGGTATTGGGGGGATTTGTGATTGGATTTGGGGGGATTTTTTTGGGGGTTTTTTATGGTATGATGTGTAAGAAGTTCGTGAAGAGTAAAAAGATAGAGGTAATGGAGAAACAAGCTGAGGAAGATTCGGTGCTTGAAACTATGTGGGTCGGGAGTAGTAAAATGCCTTGTGCAACGGTTACCAGAACTCAACCGAATATTGAAAGTAGTGACGGATCCAGAATTCACTAATAGAGGGTGCTTATGGTGGTCTCtctgctaaattgatattttttggaCGTTTCTGTACATATTTACATAGAATTTTGAGCATTTTCCGCAATCAGCGGGTGCTGAAGCCCCCTCTGGATTCGTCCCTGATTGAAAATAGAGGTTAGATATAGATGCTTTTATGTTCGTTTTTGTTTATGTTTATGATCACTTTGTTTTTTTGGTTCATTTTTGAAATTGAAGTTTGATGTATAAATGTTGAGATTTGATAGATTAATTCTTGTTTAAGAACATGTTTACACGAAATCCAATTCGGGATTCTTCGGACaagttttcaattttgaattcgGGTAAAATGCATTGAAGGTCAACGGTGGAGCTAACTTTAGACTGCTGCATGTATAGAAAATTAAGTCTACAatgtataaattaatcacaaaaattaaataaaatatttattacgtTATTAACACAGTTgaccttacaaaatatataaaactgtTTCAATTTATACAAACTTATTTGGAAAGTGCGATGTGACAGTCAAACAACGGCCAAACTAgtttgttcaaattttctgTGAGGTAGGAGTAAAATTTATCCTGCTTAGAAACAATAGGGGcaaaatttaattatttcatACATTAAGGATAAATCTGCACTTTTAGTTGAACTACATGGGCATATTTAgattttatttcaaaattttcaaagcAATTATTGTTAGGGGCAAAATTTAACCATTTTATACATTGTAATATCGACACGAGGGGGAAAATCATTGTTATTCGTTTCTCGAATTTGAGATTTCTCGGAGGAGCGAAAAAAATGTGCTACGTTTAGCGAAAACGGGGGTTTTCGCCTTGATGAAGTGAGTGAGTAGAATGTATGTTACGCCTGAGATGAGGTTCATTTCGCGATTGTAGTGGAGACAAAAGGCGGTGCCCAGGCCCGTCTTTGAGTCTGGGCAGGAGGGGTGCTTGTCCAGGGCCCAGGGATGAGAGGAGGCCTAATTATGATAGAGGGGCCcaattattataatatattagtacttgattaaattaaaacaaaaaattatacttgattaaaaaAGTTGGCATTgtattctttccaaattaaaaacgttggcataaaaaaattatacttcaTTAAAAACATGAGCATCAATTACTAAGTAGTCTTTCCAAATTCTCTAATTTACCTCAaaaatttataacttatttctCCGTTCCTTAATCACACTCTAATCCCAAAGAATATTAAACAGTAATGGTGTCCTTCTTATTCAGTTCATCTTCCATTCACCagctatataattaattttgttCTCACCTCTCTGTGAAACTTTCAATTGCTAAtagcatttttttttgtctttgaaAAACTCGATGAGATTCTTATTTACTTAGTCTTTAGGGGCAAATTGGAAGAAACAtatcaaaatcttccaatttcaagaacttagcCACTAAAGCCTGTTAAAAGATgtgattttcaaatttggtttttcatttttttgttatCATGCTTCGTGTCGTAAagagcataaaatctattagaactatttcataatttattaaatctGAGAAATTTGCATCTAGAAATGCTCGTAGACATCATTTTGCATAAGAAATTAGGTACTTAaagcaatataaaatgtttttattagatcatttgttaaatgtaaaaaaaaaaagtgatttttAAGTAATCTTCTGTTATACAATTgacttttctattttatttgtaattatttattaGGGTCCTATTTGATAATTCGTCCATGTGCctctaaaatctcaggatcggccCTGGCGATGCCCGGCGGCAAGGGAAGAAGGTGTGGTGTGTGTGGATGATATTGAAAGCAGTGGCGAATCCAATATTCACCGATAGGGGTTTATGAATGCTAAATTGATTTGGTGTTTTTACCTAGAAAATTAAAATCTTGTACATAATTACATAGAGTTTTCAGTATTTTTCTGTGATCAGTAGGTACTCAAATCCTATATGGCTCCGTCCCTGGTTGAAAGTGGAGGTTTTACGtaaatgtttttatgttttttttttattgtttttttgatTATTTTTGAAGTTAGAAGTTTGATGTATAAATGTTTGAGATTAGTTCTTGTTTACAGAAAATCCCAATTTGGAATTCTTCGGACAAGTTTTCGATTTTAAAATTCGGGTAAAATGCATCGACGAGTAGTGGCGAAGCCAATCTTGGACGGGTGGACTACAAAGGAATTTGGCTTAAATTTTTCCCCTATCCAAACTAACCGAGGTCGTTTTGGCGTGAGATGAAAAAAAGAAAGGTATTATTGAACCTTAACAAATGAAATTGCAGGCCGAAATAGGGTCGAACTATCCCTCCCAAGAGTAGTTCCCGATAGACCTGTTTATGGGTCGGGCTGGGCCGAGTTCGGGTCGAGTCCATCGggtttttgtctaaaaatgttcaACCCAAGCCCAGTCCAGTCCACTGTTAATTTAGGCGGGACCGGACCGAGCTGGGCTCGAGatgaaaaatcaaatctcaagcccaactcatataagcccacctaaataACTAAGCGAACCAATGAATTTcgatttttcggttcggttatttgATCTATTAAATTTGGTTTCGGTCTTAGTTTATGAAATATATTGGTAGTATCAATCAGTTTGGTTTTTATGATAAAATAATCGAATTAGCCGAACGGAccaaaataaaagttaattaaaTTTGTTGTTTATAAGTTATTTATTAGTAACGTATTAATTATCTGATCTAATCACTTTTTAACTTATGAATTAGTAAATTTAG
The DNA window shown above is from Euphorbia lathyris chromosome 1, ddEupLath1.1, whole genome shotgun sequence and carries:
- the LOC136219822 gene encoding uncharacterized protein, which encodes MNFTILIFLISSLYFPQSVFTKNNITSTDSLDAFLLNSAFNTLIRHRPRTGALYTALLPSDLSGINASIVRLRSRRLWNVGANFTHFQIPPKTKTIPHVKRLAIVYQDLGNWSSHYYNIPGYAMVTPVVGFEVFNASRGKSVQRIGLDTRGRRIVIRFSNLRFFGGGAKKCVAFSFGENGGFRLDEVSEENVCYARDEGRFAIVVETKGGGGPRGKKVWLVWVLGGFVIGFGGIFLGVFYGMMCKKFVKSKKIEVMEKQAEEDSVLETMWVGSSKMPCATVTRTQPNIESSDGSRIH